Proteins encoded within one genomic window of Longimicrobium sp.:
- a CDS encoding 3'(2'),5'-bisphosphate nucleotidase CysQ — protein sequence MTDTTDYAADLDLAIRAARAAGEAVLPSFHDTPEVRYKSPEQPVTDADLAADRILHDALLGERPEYGWLSEETKDSPERLGKERLWVVDPIDGTNSFVKGFAEFAVSVGLVDRGRAVLGVVFNPATGELYHAAAGGGAFLNGRPIRVSATGGDADVRTLLASRSEIRRGDFEHYPEGWEVSPLGSTAYKMAKVAEGAGDVFVSGGPKNEWDVCGAEVIVAEAGGRVTSLVGEPLRYNRPDPAWRGVVATNGRLHDAVLAIVRAGR from the coding sequence GTGACCGACACGACCGACTACGCCGCCGACCTGGACCTGGCGATCCGCGCCGCGCGCGCCGCGGGCGAGGCGGTGCTGCCGTCCTTCCACGATACGCCCGAGGTGCGCTACAAGAGTCCCGAGCAGCCGGTGACCGACGCCGACTTGGCCGCCGACCGCATCCTCCACGACGCGCTGCTGGGCGAGCGGCCGGAGTACGGCTGGCTCTCGGAGGAGACGAAGGACTCGCCCGAGCGGCTGGGGAAGGAGCGGCTCTGGGTGGTGGACCCGATCGACGGGACCAACTCGTTCGTGAAGGGCTTCGCCGAGTTCGCCGTGTCGGTGGGGCTGGTGGACCGCGGGCGGGCCGTGCTGGGCGTGGTGTTCAACCCCGCCACGGGCGAGTTGTACCACGCCGCGGCCGGCGGCGGCGCCTTCCTGAACGGCCGGCCGATCCGCGTCTCCGCCACCGGCGGCGACGCGGACGTGCGCACGCTCCTGGCCTCGCGCTCGGAGATCCGCCGCGGCGACTTCGAGCACTACCCCGAGGGGTGGGAGGTCTCGCCCCTCGGCAGCACCGCCTACAAGATGGCCAAGGTGGCCGAGGGCGCGGGCGACGTGTTCGTCTCCGGGGGCCCGAAGAACGAGTGGGACGTCTGCGGCGCGGAGGTGATCGTGGCCGAGGCGGGCGGGCGGGTGACGAGCCTGGTCGGCGAGCCGCTGCGCTACAACCGGCCGGACCCCGCCTGGCGCGGCGTGGTCGCCACCAACGGCCGCCTGCACGACGCCGTGCTCGCCATCGTCCGCGCGGGGCGCTGA
- a CDS encoding DUF6794 domain-containing protein gives MRFTAPLAFLLVLAALAAGCRGGAGGTYDLDPTPDATDPGRIYIPADVKDAVRELERAAPLALVAELRATPEGELVGKYHMSLGRWIRDEWGLWSGSRLQTHMLRIGARHPDTMSGIILTSFWRHLHGQPLRVDEQVRENDAAAKPAEPQGG, from the coding sequence ATGCGATTCACCGCGCCGCTGGCTTTCCTCCTGGTCCTGGCCGCGCTCGCCGCGGGCTGCCGGGGCGGAGCGGGGGGGACGTACGACCTCGACCCGACCCCGGACGCGACCGATCCCGGCCGCATCTACATCCCCGCCGACGTGAAGGACGCGGTGAGGGAGCTGGAGCGCGCCGCCCCGCTGGCGCTCGTCGCCGAGCTGCGGGCCACGCCGGAGGGGGAGCTGGTGGGGAAGTACCACATGAGCCTGGGCCGCTGGATCCGCGACGAATGGGGGCTGTGGAGCGGCTCGCGCCTGCAGACCCACATGCTCCGGATCGGGGCGCGGCACCCGGACACCATGTCCGGCATCATCCTCACCTCGTTCTGGCGGCACCTGCACGGGCAGCCGCTGCGGGTCGACGAGCAGGTGCGGGAGAACGACGCGGCGGCGAAGCCGGCGGAGCCGCAGGGCGGGTGA
- a CDS encoding 50S ribosomal protein L11 methyltransferase — translation MLNDRSRTGRFLAAIPQVVHPGDVVVDLGTGTGILAIAAARAGARRVYAIEAGPVGEVARRMFVANGVDDRVVLVSGESTRVELPERADVLVTEIFGNGPLGESVLEATADARRRFLKPGARVLPNALRIFGVPAAFSEAERRKYVFTPDNTRCWRAWYGMDFSPLGAVAPNALLPFHLDPRRVRRCQPLTAPTLLAEINLQSHEEPKVASRVSTAALRSGTLNALVIYFELQLGPSIILTTNPATAGADNHWLTPIYFFVTPLPLRQGDAVELVYRYTRGRGERIDIARVD, via the coding sequence TCCCCAGGTGGTGCATCCGGGCGACGTCGTGGTGGACCTGGGAACGGGTACGGGCATCCTGGCGATCGCCGCCGCCCGCGCCGGCGCGCGTCGTGTCTACGCCATCGAAGCCGGGCCGGTGGGAGAGGTGGCGCGTCGGATGTTCGTCGCGAACGGGGTGGACGACCGCGTGGTGCTGGTCTCGGGCGAGTCTACCCGCGTGGAACTGCCGGAGCGCGCCGACGTGCTGGTCACCGAAATCTTCGGGAACGGGCCGCTGGGCGAGAGTGTGCTGGAGGCGACTGCGGACGCGAGACGGCGCTTCCTCAAGCCGGGGGCACGCGTGCTGCCGAACGCGCTGCGGATCTTCGGCGTCCCGGCCGCTTTCTCGGAAGCCGAGCGGAGGAAGTACGTCTTCACTCCCGACAACACCCGGTGCTGGCGGGCGTGGTACGGGATGGACTTCTCCCCCCTCGGCGCGGTCGCCCCCAACGCCCTGCTGCCGTTCCACCTGGACCCGCGCCGGGTTCGGCGGTGCCAGCCGCTGACCGCGCCGACGCTGCTGGCGGAGATCAACCTGCAGTCTCACGAAGAGCCGAAGGTCGCCAGCCGCGTCAGTACGGCCGCGCTGCGCAGCGGCACCCTGAACGCGCTGGTCATCTATTTCGAGCTGCAGCTGGGCCCTTCCATCATCCTGACCACCAACCCCGCGACGGCGGGAGCCGACAACCACTGGCTGACCCCCATCTATTTCTTCGTCACTCCGCTCCCGCTGCGGCAGGGGGACGCGGTGGAGCTGGTCTACCGCTACACGCGAGGTCGCGGCGAGCGCATCGACATCGCGCGGGTGGACTGA